AAAAATTGAGAAGCGCTGCCATATAATAGAATAAAATATAGGTTTGGATTAAGGCTCGCCTATATGCTGCTTAGCTTGCCCTGTCTTACCCTAAATACTCACAATACAATTGGTCGGCGTTCTACCATACTGCGGCAAgaggctttttgactgacttgtgacatttttacaaaaaaaaaacggattttttttcgtacaTACATTTGTTGAGGTATCCTCAGTTATAATAGAGGATTGAAGGATATTCGACACGATTTGTGTTCAACTAAATCTACTAAACGAAAGCTGAGTTtttttggcgcttggtgcgattttgTATAACCGTGAccaattaatttcaaaatagtATTACACTAACTTGGTAATGTTATTCcactaaagaaaaaaaaaagttacctactacaaatcaaattttaaagtaAAACAAAATACCTATCTGGTTCTAAACTAATTAGATAGGAATACAAATGAAACTTACCACTTCCGAACAAGGGAACAGGAAAATTAACGATTTCAAAGGCTGTGGTACGAAAGCCAATAGATCTTCATCCGTACCGTAGATATCGACGATATTCCACAGCGGTGAAACTCcgagtttttccagatatttgtTCAGTACCTTGCAAAAGAtgattttatttaaacattcaaaTAAATAGTACAAAAAATGATAATACGTACATCCGGGTTCGATTCCAAAGGCAACCAAGTGGCCATTTTGGGTACGATTGCACAAAACTTTGACCAAAAAATACGAACTGCAAAGCAACACTTCTACGCTACCTTTAATTGAATTTCTTCGTGCTATAATTTAATTTACTTAGCGATGAGTAATGGCATACCAAGGAGAAGATATTTTAGCCGGCTCTTTGTCCTTGCCCAGCCAAGAAGCGCAGAAAAAGTTGATTAATCACTCCCacgaaaaataaataacaaaccaAACCGGCAAAACGGAGCCAACGGAAcgggcaaaacaaaaaaaaaaacgcatacgTCAAACTGGCAGCTCGAAGCTTTTTAATATTGGGCGATTATCTCGACGAAAAAAGCTTTCTTCCCCAAGTGCAGAAAaccagaatcaaaacaaaattgtaaaatgaaATTCATTCATAAAACATCGAGTTGCAGTCGCGCTGGGGTCGCGCTATACGCCGGCCATTACGGATTACGCGTGGGTAATCATTTTCACGGAACATAATCATGTTATTCGTCAAACTATCCGTATGGTGCACCTACATCTTCTACCTCGTTGGTACCGCCCTTTTGTGCGCGATACTGAACGGATCCTACCATTTCTACGAGTGGTACCATTCAAATCGATTCCCATCCCGGACAAGCTATGAGTACATCATCGTTGGATCTGGTACAGCTGGTTCAATCATCGCGTCCGGTATCCCCTCAGACGATGTGCTACTTCTGGAGGCCGGTTCCATGCGTTCTGGATTAATGGACGTTCCTTTGTTGCAACCGTTGCTCCAGGGAACGAATTATGATTGGCGATACCAAACGGAACCACAGGACGATGCTTGCGGAGGTTTGAATAACCGGCGAAGCTACTGGCCCATGGGTAAGGTATCCGGAGGAACATATATGTTCAACAATATGATTCATTATAGGGCGGAAAAGGCGGATTTCGAAGGATGGTTCTCTGACGATTCtgaattgaaaactttcatGAGAGGGTTCGATGAAATGACAAATGTGGAAGAGGTGGGATTCGAAACAGATTTGGGCAAGGCGTTCATCAAGGCAGCTGGAGAGGCCGGTTTGGAAAAAGATCTTTTCTACAAACCGAATGTGAGTGTGAGCAATGGAAGGCGATGGACATCAAATCATAAGTATCTCGAGCAGCCCAACGTGGGTCACGAAACTGTCTTTAACGCTCTGGTGAACAACATAATCTTCGAAGGTAGAAGAGCTGTTGGAGTTGTCCTTAGTAAATCCGGACGTCGTGTCCAATTGATGGCCACAAAAGGAATAATTTTGACTGCTGGTACAATAGGTAGTGCGAAAATTTTACTACAAAGCGGTGTTGGGCCAAAAGAACATCTAGAACAAATTGGTATAAAGCCAATTATTGAAGCGAAAGTTGGAGAGAATCTGCAGGATCACATAACTACTGGTATGGATTTGGTATTGCTGTCAAAACGACTTCCTTTTCGAGCTTGGAATTTACTCAATCCTCTAAATATTGGAAGGTATTTATTTGCCGACGGACGCAATTCATCAATCGGTTTCGGTGGATGTGAATGTCTAGGATTCGTCAATTTAGGATCTAACTTCACTCATACACTGGGATTTATGGTTCTCCCTGTGGGAATAACGATTGATGCGGGACATCACTTGAGTGACTTAATTAATCTTCGTCAAGATGTATGGAATCAATATTTCCTACCTTTGGTCGACCAAGATATACAGTCGGTGACGATTCTACCGATTTTATTACATCCCAACAGCAAGGGATTCGTTAAACTACGTGATGCTGATCCCCAATCAAGCCCAGTAATTCAACCAAACTATCTACATGACCAGAGAGATATTCAAACGCTCATTACGGGACTGAAAATACTACAACAAATACTGGATCAATCGTCGATGAGGGCACTTGGTGCTGAACTTAATCCAAAGCCCTTCCCCGGCTGCGAACAACATCCATTCGGAAGCGATTCCTACTGGGAGTGCTACATCAGATCGTTCACTCTAACGCTGTATCATCCGGTTGGAACGTGCCGCATGGGACCGGAATCCGATGCGACCGCTGTTGTGTCGAACGTGGACTTCAAAGTACATCACCTGGATAATCTGTACGTCGTGGATGGatccattatgccaaatttaCCGAGCGGTAACCCCAATTCAGTAATTATTGCCCTAGCGAAATATTTTCTTAAAGTAAAATTTTAGTGTAATAAAGCTTAGTGTGATCTCTATGTAAATTGTAAATTAGGTGATATACTGCTCTCACATGCCCAAACAATGTTATTTATGAACAAACAAAAttgcaattgacctttcccgtcaaaaattgtatctcgttttattgtctcagtcgattctttggcttatttaaggtcaacttttccaaagaacccatatttttttaagcctctaactatttttaaaatcgaaaacaaaatccgaaaaaggtatgttgaaaatgcattttttatctGCTTGTCATGTGACACTTGCTTTCATCATGTTTcatgctttccccagaaacCAGAACTCATTTGCTGAcaaatgctggctgcagatatatggccatttccgtacaTTTTCAACATACCCTcaaaaatattccaaacatcTACGGTCTCCGTTAACCGATCTGAGGTTTAGAGTGAggacaaaaaattagaagagtTTTTGCATCTGATGGTAccagttttatcaaaatcgaattATTCTATGCAAAGTTGTGCTAATATATAGGACGGTACGTGGTACGTGATCTTAATTACGTCAAAAACAGgagttagacaaaaaggttgaaatAGGCAACATTTTGTCAAGTTTCATATtacacggtgtgtttgtccgaagaggcttattttcaaaaaatcagtatctctaaaacattcactacacgaaagtataggttttcctctttcacgtaggtgcatttttaaaatgttctatcgggggtcagttttctatacattttgggggggggggggttaaatcagttatcatttgagatttctatggagttagcactaaaaatagtgaaaaaaataaaaattgttctagatcccccgatagaacattttagtttacccactatatgaaagaggagagcatatacgttcacgtggtgggtgtttcagagatactaatttttgaaaaataatatttccccatagacacaccgtgtATAATAAAGTGCTCAGCAGATTTCTGATGTTATAGACAGCAGTCGAACCTTGTCAGTATTATTTAGCTTCCACCGTGAGAAAACCAATTTTaaacaccccaccatagatggtatgcagcactttcctttcaaaaactcccagtgcgcgttggtcgtccacgagcatcatccaggtctcgtgtccatagagaactaccggtctaaaaAGCATTTAGTAGTTAGTCAGTTTGATACgaacgaactctattcgatcgaagcgttttgcagagtctaaagtacgtacgatttcctgcaatTATGTCTCCGAatatctctgctggtatcgttatcagaggtcaccagtgagctcaagtacacgaattcttcaaccacctcgatttcgtcaccaccgatacaattGTTTAAACTCGTGGAGGGTgacttacgttgtcctctcttgagccacttcctatcatgtacttcgtcttcgacgtgttgatgactagtcctcTTAGTAGGCTCCTCCCGTAGGccgtaatatcaatgtcgtcagcgaaaccaaataactggacggacttcgtgaaaatcgtacctctcgtggcaatccctgcccttcgtattactccctcaaaagcgatgttgaatagcatatacgaaaaaccatcaccttgcagtaaccctctgcgcgtttcgaagggactcgagcatgtccctgaaactcgaactacgcacatcacccgatcatcagtttatccggaaatccgttatcatgcattagctgccatagctggttccgatcgattgtatcatatgcggcgataaatagatgatgtgtgggcagtagggtggttcaaaaaatcgatttcgctccacagtgctcatctgattctttatcatgttctgagtgtcctctgaaaatttgagctcattaggattaaaactgatttagcacaagcgatttcaagtttgcatgcaaattagtatggggaaatttatttgtcATGACAACCACAGTTCGCTGAATGATTTTTCATTCAACACATGGCGGGTGATTCGGTTCAgtgtagagcgttcacccatattTATAAATCCCGCATAGTACACGGAAAAAACAAACATTATTCTATCAGATTCTATCAAATAATTTGTCCTTTTGAATTAAAAAGGGctcaattttattaaaaataagagatagggtaaagtgcccaatagtggacccccaaccaatagtggaccctcttgccatttttgaattattacagcacaatgtaaacattttgctatgaaattccatcgggagaacctaccttacagttctatgaattgattacatgcattggaaatgctatggaaagtaaaaatagatgattttttacaattctataaaaataaacacgagagtgtccattataggaatattttgtgaggtccataatagggaagaagaacgtcccgaaacggaacataaaaatcaaatgaagtgtcgactatagggaagcaatttcctattatggacccccagggggtctactatagggtgaattcagtcagacttttaaatgttaatttcaacgaataacgtcgagtatttgcgtgtttcatgtatgtatcgtgaagaggagatgcagagcttgatattagatatcacgcagaattaatattttgaaaatttccactccttatgccaggaagagtaaaatttcgctactagggggtccactattgggcattttaccctaaatTTTTATGCTCGAAAAcgatatatttatttaaaaagtgACTTTTCACGATTTAGTGTGTTCATTTAAAAGTTGttcttttcaaataaaaatatatatttgtttTGCAAGTGACAGTAACTGTTCGGAATTTCTGTTGTTGTCTGTTGTCTGCAATCCGATCAAAGAATTCTTAAGTGTGCCATCAGCCAGGATCAGTTGCAGCAATTTGTTTGTTCTTTGCCGTGGCCATCCGAGCTAGACTTTTTGTTACCTTTATCTACAACGTGCTCGCTATCATCGCAATTAATTATTGGTattttatatacaatcagcttaGTCGATTCACCATCACAATTTTCCACCTATTTTGCTTTCAGGTAGCAGATTCTTTACCCGATCGACCATTATTGGATTGGAAATGGCTTCCCGAGTGACTTCCCAAGTTGGCGTGCCTTGTGATAAAAGGATATGGACTTTCACGCATTTCTGTTACTTATATTACAATTTTCCATCAAAATTGAGAACGCATCAGAATTTCGCATCAATAAAGCATGAATAATCTTCCACCTTCACCAGCAGCTCGGCCAGCTGTGCAAATTGGCACAGCTGTTaaataatgttatttattaattattgatAAATTGTTATTAAATATTTCCTGAAAACGAACCATCCAAAAAGTCAATTGTGGGGAAAACGAGTAAGGAAAGGAGGGAGGGAGGGAGAAACAGGTAAAACATGGGGTGATTCAAGGGGTGTCTCACATAGaatgaattgaatttattttttggaaatgaACCAAGCAACCGAAGTGACTTTATTTCGATGAAAATCGAATTTATTCCTAGACCTATATTGcgagaaaatagaaaaattcgaacgagggtccgacggtcgaccgtcggagAGTGgctccgcaaacgtcaaatcacttgatgcacggaaaataatgttgtttgattttttcggtgtgaatgttgattattgaaatcaaagaaaatatgtaactttaaacgagtgttacatgccgcAATATAttataaataagttttatgGTACTTTAAAGGCATTTCGGAACGTATTTAtgcgattttgaaacattttagacttatcgaatattcttgatatacaggaatatcaacacttttcgcacagtgcatgtcatttgaagtttccgacactcagtcttctttttcttctttgctccgcaaaattagaagttttctctgTTCTCGCAATAACTGATTTTAGCAACGCGACGATTATACCAAAATATACCACCTGTCAAATCGAACAGTGACAGTGATTGCCGAAGTACCGTATAGAATGTGGAAACGCCTGCAATTGCTAGACTTTTTGAAGCTGGAACCGAGAGAAGGCATAGAGCTATCCAAGCAAGGTCATGTTTTTCGTAACGAAATACGTGGATTTTGGCTCTCAACCGTAAAATGGGCAGTACCAACGCTTCCAAATATCTTGGTCTGCTTCCTGTAATTAATTGTATGGAACTGAAGTGGTCGTCACTCAATGGAATGATAGAGAGTtgagaaataattttatttgggtTGAAATTGTCTCAATTCCATCTCTCCCCGTGAACTATGAGAAATGTTTGAGTCAGTCGTATTATCAACTGACATCCACAGTCTCAAATTGATGCTTTAAGCTCGGCTTTAAGTGAGTGTTTAAGCGCCAGACACTGTAGTCATCTTGAGCAACTTTGTCTCTGAATCCTACATTACTCTCAGACCAAACTGAACTGCTGTCGAAATACCCACGATCCTGGTAatccgaaaataaaaaatatatcttcGTGCAGCGATTTTGAATATGGAAGATAACACCCAAATGTTTCCACAATGGAACAATGAAGAACATATTCGGAATTCAGAAATTGTATATATACTGATGGAGAATctgatgaaaaaaatatcatattTGCAGCCGCCGCCAGCTAAACATGTATGCAATAGTCAACACTATAGTTTCCGTATTTGTTTTAACAATTCAACCAAGCGAATGCGATGATGCCGTCTTGAAGAATACTTTTGTAACAAAATACTGAAATAAAGAAACAGTTAATTAATAATTAGTGCAAAAAATAATGGATGAATCAGGAATCATGCCCACTGATTTGTTGATGGAAAAATAAACAACGCATTTGATGTCATTGGTAACGTGCAAAATTCATGGTTGCTTagacaaaaattacagttcagtGTCGTAGAAGGTGTGTTGCAGTATTgatcaaatctagaccaacatttgaaaagggcgtaacagccaaaatttattccttctgattcctcgtctacatataaagctatatttgtagacgaagaatcagaaggaataaattttggctgttacgcccttttcaaatgttggtctagaaatagtACCTTCTGATAAaaatcgactttatttcgattgaaattcgCTGCCATCGATGGCTGTGAGACACCCCTTGgggtgatttctttgaaaaatcaatgtttaTTCCAACGGTGTCATCATTTAGGTTTGACAGTACTACGATTTATTGCAAAAGTACAGAAACTTTTATTTCAGTGGTGAGCACCGATGGGCTATCAACTTTCTTCCTAAAAGTTTGCTGACTTTTGCTCTAAACATCtacaactctctacgaaaaagaaccaatgaaactttttattttaaccaatggtttttttaattGGACCAATGAAATTTCTTTGTGTGTAGCGACTTACAGTTCCATgtttcaagcttccaatcgtgatcctttattcttcGCTTAAACTTAACATTAGGTGGAAACAACTTAAAAAATTAGGTTCTTTTTCACACGGGATCAAACGGAGACTACTCAAATTCAAGTTGGGCCAtccaactcaaaattggcttcccccaCCAACGGTCCAAATTTAGTgaattgaacttaattttgagtggtttgaactaaatttgcTCTTAACCAAACCAATTGGTTCACTTTTGGTTCACATTCAGTTGCAAGCACCTTTACGGAACAGGGTTTACTAAATCTGAAGAGATCTGAAGTCACTCAGTATCTAGTTGGCCTGGCCGTATGTAAATAAAAATGACGAAATttagaaaccgtcattttccaggatacTTTCAagcaggaactaataaccgtGGACGTGGACGTGGACGTGGACGTGGACGTGATTGTCCCGAAGAACCGATTAAAAATTCATGCAACCCAGAAGAGCTCACGAGACCAGCACcgccagaggcgctagtgtagTTTACTCACATTAtggttaaatttattttgaagtgtTTCGGAAAGTGTAGACTTTTTTTGACAGATTCCTAACCTCAAACCCCTGTATATTTTATTTACGTTTTATCtgagacaaaacaaaaatatttgtgTGTTGTTCCGCCCGGAAGCAACCTTTGCGCCGTAAaatctgttttatttttcattgtcGTGATACTATTCCGGATTATTAAGTTTTTAGTCGCTGTAGCCGTCTGTGGACATGTCCGAAAACGTCACAAAAAAAATGGAGAAGAGAATAGCGCTGGTAAAACGAAAACTGCCAGATGACAAGATCACCCAGGACAACTGCCGCTGCCACAATATCTTACCGATAGGTTCGAAGCGCTTAGTTTCATCAAAGTCGGGCTAGTGTCACAGAAGAGCTTCTCCAAGCTTCTTGCCCTCTGCAAGCTGCAACTATCCCCACGCCGCATTTAAAATTCCCTGAGATACCTCACCGTTAGCAGCTGGCTGATACACAGCTGAACCTGTCCGGCAAACTGGCGAAGGACTTAGATGAGCTGCAACAGTAGAAGGGGCTGGAAAACTTTGAAGTACTGAGGCTGTTCAACAATAAGGTTACGACCGAGAAAACGACGCGGCATGATGAGGAGGACCTCAATGTTGATGTTTGATTAGAACTTCGAAGAAGACGAATCAGACTGGAACGAGGAGAATGGGGAAGTCGATAAAACCTTCCACGAACGCACCGATGAGGATGAAGACGACGGAGAATATGAGTGATGGGAAGTTCACTGTagttatttattataaaatcgtCTAGGATTTCTTATATCTGTGGTGGacatagatatttttttaaatactgtcAAATAAAATATCAAAGGATTATCAGGAACAATGCTAGATGACTATGagtaatttctccaggaattcctggaagggaTCTTCTGAGATTAGCTATAGAATATTCTCGACAAGGAGAGCTTGTACTAACCCGAAAAAACGTTTTATGTGttcttccgtttttttttttttttaatgaactgTATATGGTAGTCTTTGGTGAATATGCATACCGTTATACTACCGGAGTaggagcgacgacctcaatattgtctatccggaataaattcataccgctttttataccgaagttggatttttctccagatacaggcaatttTCCCAAcatcggaagtagtgcgctggattcgcctaaagatgctctaaacaacgcatcaattagtttgacaaataaaacttcggaagaaagttcggttcggaagttcCGACTTctgaattctaacttggtgctacgccgacaataaacataaattggtatgaactagccttgcataagaggtaaaatatctaaaaataataccaaaaacttatatgcggAATACtataggcataacatgcttatgtattttaataccaaacgaataattatTGGTCacatgcatttggtattgaaattcaatttaataactgagtgtTAATGCTCAAGTATTgtacatattagtttttggtattattcatTTGGtatttacctcttatgcagaaCTAGTTCATAACAAATAtgatatcaataacagaattaggtattattcaGCCAATTTCTACTGCTCGGATACGAGCCGAGTTACGAGCAATATTGTCAAATATTTGTCTGATAATATGGGACTTTGGCTTGATTctcaaattttctttaaaatcacTGGATTTCTGTCTGGTTCTTACGTTAATTCATTGAGTCTTTCACCCTGGAGTTTTGATATATGCACATTCCTGTAagcgtaaaaaaatctttcaaagtTCATTCAAGGTGATTCAAGAACTTTTTTCATTGTGAACTCTAGCATAAATTCCTGCTGGAATTGTATAGGGAATTATTGTTCGAACTAACAGGAGAGATACCTGGTCAGACTACATGAGGTTC
The nucleotide sequence above comes from Armigeres subalbatus isolate Guangzhou_Male chromosome 3, GZ_Asu_2, whole genome shotgun sequence. Encoded proteins:
- the LOC134225508 gene encoding glucose dehydrogenase [FAD, quinone]-like, yielding MLFVKLSVWCTYIFYLVGTALLCAILNGSYHFYEWYHSNRFPSRTSYEYIIVGSGTAGSIIASGIPSDDVLLLEAGSMRSGLMDVPLLQPLLQGTNYDWRYQTEPQDDACGGLNNRRSYWPMGKVSGGTYMFNNMIHYRAEKADFEGWFSDDSELKTFMRGFDEMTNVEEVGFETDLGKAFIKAAGEAGLEKDLFYKPNVSVSNGRRWTSNHKYLEQPNVGHETVFNALVNNIIFEGRRAVGVVLSKSGRRVQLMATKGIILTAGTIGSAKILLQSGVGPKEHLEQIGIKPIIEAKVGENLQDHITTGMDLVLLSKRLPFRAWNLLNPLNIGRYLFADGRNSSIGFGGCECLGFVNLGSNFTHTLGFMVLPVGITIDAGHHLSDLINLRQDVWNQYFLPLVDQDIQSVTILPILLHPNSKGFVKLRDADPQSSPVIQPNYLHDQRDIQTLITGLKILQQILDQSSMRALGAELNPKPFPGCEQHPFGSDSYWECYIRSFTLTLYHPVGTCRMGPESDATAVVSNVDFKVHHLDNLYVVDGSIMPNLPSGNPNSVIIALAKYFLKVKF